Proteins encoded within one genomic window of Armatimonadota bacterium:
- the csx10 gene encoding CRISPR-associated RAMP protein Csx10 — protein MMEYFFCLTPEKPLRTGTLKTRGDYLDTRDYLPGSVLRGALAEWLRLQGKESQIVPTVQKVRFGNFFPSVSESVWVLPFPMTALECKLHGGFRRIPKGTQEKPGHGIRDSLLIALAYSELERQGARFPVPMLLRCTHEAAGQRCGGRMERVSGSGFYAALPEGWRIVKVDKALQTKVALSRHRRAAQEGMLYRVIGVRPTHCFVGRLWTGDNAVLGELQKAVEHVGIGALTTRGFGTARLKETEPRLDPIAERLRTFNEKLREVWRDLAALARQVGSSVPDAPSGTYFSVDLLAPAVLRDPQGLPTLRLHLEFNGQLLEPVFWATQPVFVGGFSPAWGLPKPTHLGAAMGSVYVFRVEASPDALVPFLEDLEARGVGIRTDEGLGEILVCHPFHKEVMPV, from the coding sequence ATGATGGAATACTTTTTCTGCCTCACACCGGAAAAGCCTCTACGCACAGGCACCCTCAAGACCCGAGGGGACTATCTGGACACACGGGACTACCTGCCCGGCAGCGTCCTACGGGGCGCCTTGGCCGAGTGGCTCAGACTCCAGGGCAAAGAAAGCCAGATCGTCCCGACGGTGCAGAAGGTGCGCTTTGGGAATTTCTTCCCCAGCGTCTCGGAGTCCGTGTGGGTGTTGCCCTTCCCCATGACGGCGCTGGAGTGCAAGCTTCACGGGGGCTTCCGGCGTATCCCCAAGGGAACGCAGGAAAAACCCGGGCACGGCATCCGGGATAGCCTTCTGATTGCGCTGGCGTATTCAGAACTGGAGCGGCAGGGAGCCCGCTTCCCTGTGCCTATGCTCCTGCGTTGCACTCATGAAGCTGCTGGGCAGCGATGCGGCGGTCGCATGGAGCGAGTGAGTGGGAGCGGGTTTTATGCGGCTCTTCCCGAAGGCTGGAGGATCGTGAAAGTTGACAAGGCACTTCAGACGAAGGTGGCGCTCAGCCGCCACCGCCGCGCCGCCCAGGAAGGGATGCTCTACCGGGTGATCGGTGTGCGCCCGACACACTGCTTCGTCGGGCGGCTCTGGACCGGGGACAACGCGGTTCTGGGAGAGCTTCAGAAGGCGGTGGAGCACGTGGGCATCGGCGCCCTGACCACCCGGGGTTTTGGCACGGCACGCCTGAAAGAGACCGAACCTCGCCTGGATCCCATTGCGGAGCGCCTCCGAACCTTCAACGAGAAGCTCCGGGAGGTGTGGCGCGACCTAGCGGCGCTCGCCCGGCAGGTGGGCAGCTCCGTTCCGGATGCGCCGTCCGGAACCTACTTCAGCGTGGACCTGCTGGCGCCCGCCGTTCTCCGTGATCCGCAGGGACTGCCCACGCTCCGGCTTCATCTGGAGTTCAACGGACAGCTACTGGAGCCTGTGTTCTGGGCAACGCAGCCCGTCTTTGTGGGGGGATTTTCGCCGGCGTGGGGGCTTCCGAAACCGACTCACCTGGGTGCAGCGATGGGGAGCGTGTATGTGTTCCGCGTGGAGGCCTCCCCGGATGCTCTTGTTCCGTTTCTCGAAGACCTTGAAGCCCGCGGTGTGGGCATCCGCACCGACGAAGGCTTGGGCGAAATCCTCGTCTGCCATCCGTTCCATAAGGAGGTGATGCCGGTATGA
- a CDS encoding RAMP superfamily CRISPR-associated protein → MSARLEVRLTFRLHSGIHVTGEQAQLWTDKALVRSWKDPGHPVLPATTLKGWLRESAERLLRGLGQPACDGSRPGAMCGLCLVCELFGAPRRRSTLRFSDAVLAESRTDVRMNVSLSRHRKTAYEERLFSTEVAWQKELTAHIEGWFGSRAEAQQAAALLYVAARAGFAIGAARSRGLGWLKLKAFTASVDGKELSDEDLVAQSKALVSQTESRA, encoded by the coding sequence TCTGGCATCCACGTGACTGGGGAGCAGGCGCAGCTCTGGACCGATAAAGCCCTGGTCCGGAGCTGGAAGGACCCTGGGCACCCAGTTCTGCCAGCCACCACACTCAAGGGCTGGCTGCGGGAGAGCGCTGAGCGGCTGCTTCGGGGATTGGGGCAACCGGCGTGCGATGGCTCCCGTCCCGGAGCAATGTGTGGGTTGTGCTTGGTCTGCGAGCTTTTTGGGGCGCCCCGCAGGCGCTCTACCTTGCGCTTTTCGGATGCAGTACTTGCGGAGAGCAGAACAGACGTGCGCATGAACGTCTCGCTCAGCCGACACCGCAAGACGGCCTATGAAGAGCGGCTCTTCTCCACCGAGGTCGCCTGGCAGAAGGAGCTTACGGCACACATCGAGGGCTGGTTCGGTTCGCGAGCAGAAGCCCAACAGGCGGCTGCCCTCTTGTATGTAGCGGCAAGAGCTGGCTTTGCCATCGGTGCGGCGCGCTCCCGAGGGCTGGGCTGGCTGAAGCTTAAGGCGTTTACGGCGAGCGTGGACGGTAAGGAGCTTTCCGATGAGGACCTTGTTGCGCAGAGCAAAGCCCTCGTATCCCAGACGGAGAGCCGAGCATGA
- a CDS encoding DUF86 domain-containing protein: MGVREKYAHLPSLRRGFRLSGLDALFARHPVRLVYLFGSAARMPEEAEDVDLALLPAPDFRFQPFYAELSEALGTDRLDLVELPQAPLWLREEIMRTGICLYERESGERMRWEAATRALLREEGLRTLRKKEDAMGLNRAFIAAALEQLQKVSAELAKYRTVTLLELETNLSLRWTVERGLLAGLTLIFQLADHILAEHFRRKPETYEALLREPCSVGVISQSLYASLRGAGGFRNVLVHEYVQIDLRHVLEALQQAPERYSLFAREIAVWLEKQREG, translated from the coding sequence ATGGGAGTGCGAGAGAAATACGCGCATCTGCCATCCTTGAGAAGGGGTTTCCGGCTTTCGGGGCTCGATGCCCTCTTCGCTCGTCACCCGGTGCGGCTTGTCTACCTGTTCGGCTCGGCAGCCCGTATGCCGGAGGAGGCAGAAGATGTGGACTTGGCGCTCTTGCCCGCCCCGGACTTCCGCTTCCAGCCGTTCTATGCGGAGCTTTCCGAAGCGCTCGGCACCGACCGATTGGACCTGGTGGAGCTTCCCCAAGCGCCTCTCTGGCTGCGGGAGGAGATCATGCGCACGGGAATCTGCCTCTACGAGCGAGAGTCGGGCGAACGGATGCGCTGGGAAGCCGCTACGCGAGCACTTCTCCGGGAGGAAGGTCTCCGGACGCTTCGGAAAAAAGAGGACGCCATGGGACTGAACCGCGCCTTCATCGCCGCAGCGCTGGAGCAGCTCCAGAAGGTCAGTGCGGAGCTGGCGAAATATCGAACCGTAACCCTGCTGGAGCTAGAGACCAATCTGAGCCTCCGCTGGACAGTGGAGCGAGGGCTCCTGGCGGGATTGACGCTGATTTTCCAGCTTGCCGACCACATTCTCGCCGAGCACTTCCGAAGGAAGCCGGAAACGTACGAGGCGCTTTTGCGAGAGCCGTGCTCGGTGGGTGTGATCTCCCAATCCCTGTACGCTTCCCTGCGCGGAGCGGGAGGGTTTCGGAACGTGCTCGTGCACGAATACGTGCAGATTGACCTCCGGCATGTGCTCGAAGCCCTCCAGCAGGCCCCGGAACGGTACTCTCTGTTTGCCCGAGAAATTGCCGTGTGGCTGGAAAAGCAGAGGGAGGGATAG